The DNA sequence GCTGCGCTCCGCGCCGCCCCGCACAGCCGCCCGGCCGCCGTCCCCGCCGGCCGCCGCGCTCCctccccgccgcgccgggggccGCCGGGCcgagcggcggcggccgcgcttCCCCGCGGGGCAGGAGTGCGCTCCCGCAGCCGGGCGGGCCCGCAGGTCAGTGTCGCTTCCCGTACCTGTTGCGCAGggagccggcggggcggggagaggagggaaggagggaggggggagCGAAAGGATCCCCATCGCAGGAGCCCCAGGACGCGCCGGGCTCCCGGCCTGGTCCCGCGGGGAGGCGGCAGCCCCAAGGTACCGGAGCTCGGGTCTGCTTCTGGGTGTGGGGGTGGCGAGTGCAGGGAGCGGGTGCCGCGGCCCGGCTCCGGGCCGTCATTTACCTGAGACCGTGCGAGCCGCGCACGGAGCGGGCGGCGCTTCCGAGCCGCTCGACGGGGCGCAGAGCGCTCCCCGCTGCCCTCGCTGCAGGCCCCTCCCGGCGCCGGGCACACCTCCCCGACAGCGCTGCCCGTCCCCCGGTGCTGGGCAAGGGGAGTCCCGGCGCCGAGCGGGTGGGGAGGCGGCGTGCCCGGCTGCCAACCCGTCTTCGCCCTCTTCCCCCCCGCAGGAGCCCGAGATGGCGGACAGCGCCGCGGCCACCGCCGCTCCTCGGGCCGGCGTGAAGGGCTCGGCCGGGCCCTGGTGGAAATCGCTGACGAGCAAGAAGAAGCACAAGGAAGCGGCGGTAGCCCCGCCGCACCCCGTCGCCAGCGAGACCCCCGCCGACACCCCCAGCCCCGACGGCCGGGAGGAACAGCCCGCTGCCTTGGGCAGCGGCGACGCCGCGGGAACCGCGGTTGGCAACCGGCGGAGCCTCCGAGTGTCCCATTCGGGCCGCTTCAAGGAGCGGCGGAAGGTGCGCACCTCGCTGCTGGCCGACAGCCCCGAGGTCTTCGACGGCGGCGGCGCCCCGGGCCATGGCGGCCAAGGGGCCGAGTAGCCCAGGAGGACCTTGCCGAGGAGCTGCCGCTGGATGGGCGGCCGGAGAACTGGCGGGACAGGCAGCCGGAGCCGCTGACAGCTGGGCTTGGGCCCACGGGTGACATGTAGGCAGCGGCCTCCCACACCCTGACCGGACACTGCGGGGAGCCCGGCACCGCTGCCAGGCGAGGGAATCGCGTGCGCTGTGTTACATGAACACCGCCAATACCAAACCCCTGGATCACGGGACGATGTgattgtcttaaaaaaaaaaaaaaacacaaataaacACCCTGTACTGTGGTGAGCGGACTCAAAGGTGCTATCCCAAGGCCGATGGTGGGGTCTCTTAACCTTCCTGCAGCCTTTGCTAGGAGCCAACGTGCTGACTCTGGGGCCTGTGACCCAGTTCCTTCTGGCTCTCAAGCTGAGGAGGCACTTTGCTGCTTTCATCTCACAAGCTGTCTTATCAAAGGAAGGGGGGAGCAAAGTGCTCTTATCTAATTTCAGGGCCGAGGACCTCCGGTGGTGCCGAAAGTCCTGCATTAGCCACATCTTCCACCCCCCACGAGTGTCCAAAGAGAGGCAGTGTGAAGGGCAGGCTCTTGCCTTTGCCCATGTCCCATATCACATCACATTTACATATGGAAAAGGCAGGACCATGCTGGTATTCTCCCTCTTACTGTGTGGTACAAAGCAGGTGTTTCAGAGAGTGGTCCCTCATAGTTGTTACAGAGGGAGGCCCATGTTGTCTAGCAATTCACGCTATTTACCCAGGGGATACATGATTTTTACATAATTGGTGATAACTGGGATAATGAACCTCCAATGAAGAAATTGTGTGGTAAGATGTAAACATTCTTTTGGGAGATGAGACCAGCCCTGGAGACCACAAGCAGGGTTGCAGTTCTGATGTGGAAATAGGCTTGGGCACCACTGGAGGTGTTTATTGTTTACCTTGTCTGAGGCTTTTGAAGCAAGGTTAAGTGTCCCAGGATTTCTTCTGATGGTGAGATAATGTGCTTTCACTTGAGTAGTTATCCATTCCCCCTAAGAgctcttggatttttttttgacaaataaATATAAGCCAGATTTGTACTGGTGTTGTGCCTTACAGAGCAAAATCAGCTAAAAATACTTACCAATTATACATTTCTTGATAGTAGGTGATGTAGCAACAACtgacttatttattttaaatgcatttgcAATATGCTTTATATAGTTAAAATGGTTTTAGACTTTTTCTGAATACAAGATACTACATAGTGGCAGgcactgaaaattatttccaaacaGTCGAGTATTATGCAGTTATGATTTTGTGTGGTTGTAACTAATCATTTGAggtcaattaaaaataaaaagactgGAAAGGGAATAAGTGAGTTCCAGTTGAAAATATGGATTAAACCAGCCACTGACAATCACTGAAATGTTGCACTAGATGCTGGGCAAGTGCCCCGTGGTTCAATGTGCACAATAATATGTAATGAACCTTGAAAGCTCCTGTGCAATAAACTCAGACAACGTAGCTGCTGAGGTGCTCGGTGGTCATTCACTCCTTCAGACTCTGAAACCTGAGGACAAAGGGACTGTAGCATCAAATCTATTTCCATgaaagctttttttgtttttcctccacCCAGTGTGTAGATacatgttttttttaatttcctgtagTAAAACTACAAGGTGCTGGGTTTGGACTGGCTTTTTATATTGCTGACTCCATGCTGACTAAGAAAAGATCTGGGGTGGGGTGAGGGGAGATCTTTAAACTTTCTCCTTGAAGGTGCTTCCTTTATGGGAGGCCTCTTCAGTCAAGAGACATCTGAAATCCTTCTCTTGAGAAGTAGCAATCAGAGCAAACCTACTCTTGAAAAAAGGGAGGTGAGAGAGAAGGAGGAAAGTTTAAAAGCTGGAAACAGAGAGGTGAATGATGAAGAACACTATTCTAGCTACAGTTAagccaggatgggagctgggGGGAAGGAGGCAGGAAGGGGTGCctttgctgccagggctgtcatACTACCTTTGGAGGGCAAACTGTTCATGTTTTTTACAGGCAGAAGTAGCCTGCCTCTGTTTGTGTATTCTAAGGTCCAAAGAAATgtttttgtatgtgtgtgtgcccaaaatggaagaaaaagcaagcagaaaTTGCACTGCTGCATTTCTTAACTCCTGTATCTAGTTTGGTGTGAGTTCTGTGAGGGTCAGATCCTCAGAACTAGCCAGAGGCTGGAGAATGAATGCAGACTAATGTTTTATATATCTTATGTAGAtgcttttctgcatttttagtACTTGAACTGTTGTGAAAATACAGTTTCCTCCTCTCTTCTGTACCTCAAAGCTGCCTTGTTCTACAGTGAACCTCTGTTTGCTCTTTGGAAATACCTCAGGTTTGTTGGTTGCAAGTCTTTACCTAGGCACAAGAAATATCCAATTTGGGTTTTATTTGAGAAGTCTGGTGTGCTGTTCAGATGGCTGCTGCTAAAGTTCAACATCAATACTGGCTAATATGTGACTAAATATTAGCCATGTCTTAATCCTTGCTTATGATACTTTCATCTTGGAAATTTGGTCAGAATATGAAGTCAATAAATGCACCTAAAATACCTCACAGCACTCCTCCATCTTTATCCTGACCTTGAGCTGTGGGAAGGAGAAGTAATTCTATCTTCCTGCTCAGTCAAATCCTTGCTTCAATGAATATGATAGCAGCCACTGAAAAACTAGATCCATGAGAAAAAGGGCTGGCTGCCTCGTCTCACTTTTCCTgccctctgtgcacagcagtACCTGCAGCTTAGCGCTCACCCacgcagcagggccagcaggaggaaggagaaggcCTCTTGGCCATAACCTGTTGTACAGAAATAGTTCTCTGGTTTCTCAGCCAGAGCACCAAAAAAAGCTTAGGTAATCTGTACAAATGTAAATTAATTAAGctgatacagaaaaaaaacctggcATTTTATGGAAGACCTGAATTACTGGTTTTAACCCTTGAAgtggaaataatttcttataGGCAATACTTGTTCTGTTATAACCATAGTGACATATTgacaaaataaatagaaataagaaGCTGAGGTGAACCTCAGCTATGTCAGTTATAGTGCAATTTTCTTAATATTATCCCAGATACTAAGGATTGCTGGTTTGGGGCAAAAGCTAAATATTTAGCAAATAGAATGAACTTTTCAAATAAACTTGCAAAGTATATGCTTGCTTATTCCTACTCTTGccaaaactaaaaataaatctctTGAGTGGTTGCCTGGTGAATCATTCTCTGCTATTGTAGGTTGGTCAGTCTAGACCTCAACAAAGATTATAGGGAGCACCTGCAGAAAAGTTCCTAAATTGGAAATGCTAGAATAAATGCCTTGAAAGCCTCAAGACTTCTAACCTCAGATATTATGTCAGGGTATGACTTAAACTGAACTGGAAGAATGGAGAGGAGACC is a window from the Passer domesticus isolate bPasDom1 chromosome 1, bPasDom1.hap1, whole genome shotgun sequence genome containing:
- the PRR15 gene encoding proline-rich protein 15; translation: MADSAAATAAPRAGVKGSAGPWWKSLTSKKKHKEAAVAPPHPVASETPADTPSPDGREEQPAALGSGDAAGTAVGNRRSLRVSHSGRFKERRKVRTSLLADSPEVFDGGGAPGHGGQGAE